The Bacillus sp. Y1 genome includes the window AAGCGAAACATCAGAAACAAACTCGCTTAACAAATTAGAAGAATAAGTTGGTCCTTTGGCAAGTTCTTCTACTACTGCTGTAATATTATCGCTATTGTCATTACTAATACGCTTTGTAACTGGTACATAGTAGTATGAACCCTCTTCACCACCTAAATAATACACAGTTAATGCTCTCGTGTTGGTAATATCGACAACTTCTGAAGTATCCATGTTGATCCCACTATCTCTTGTCAAACCACTCTTAGATAGAGCCAGACCATTCACTGGCATCTCGGTTAATTCATGACCATTCATTTTAAGTTTCACTTTATCAATAGATTCGAATTGAGTTAACGTCCAGGTGATAGATTGAACGATTTTCATTTCGTCTTCTGGCTTATAATTCTTAAATTCTTTTGAGAAGTTAACTGTTGCTACTTTATCCTTTATATCCACAGATACTGCAGTGTCAGCTGGGATAACAGCTGCAAACCCATTAGGTAGCATTTCTGTAACTGGACCATTCTGCACTAGGTACTCTACAGCCTGCTTGGCCACTGACTCTGTTTTCGGAAGATCGATTGTTTGCGGTACAACATAGCCATTTTTATCTACTAAATATAATTCGGTCATAACGCCTTTTTCTGCAACTTCTTCGCTATTCTTTTCTGAAGCTGCCGTTTCAACTACTTTTGCTGTTCCATTATCTTCTGTGTATGTGACTGTTTTTGGAGGATCGATTTGTTCCTTTTTTTCTCCTCCTAATAAACCACATCCAGATAATAAAACGGACGAAACAATGACTGCTGATACAATTGTCGTACTTTTATGCTTTGACATCCATAATCCCTCCAAGACAGTTTGTACTACATATATACGAGCCTTTTAAAAAAATAGACCGATTACTAGAAAAAAATAAAAAAAGCCTCCAAAATGGAGACTTCCTTCAATATAGTTTAATGGTTTCCACAGACAATTCACCTGCATGTAGCCAGCTAGTAGCGATTCGTTGAAAAATAGACTTTGATCCGGTCGTATAAAACTGATGCTGGGGCTCGTCCCTATTCGGCGTTAGCCACCCATTATAAAAAAGAATGGTACTTACCTCACGTGCAGTTTCTTCACCAGAGCTAATTACAGACACAGTAGGGCCCATCGTTTTCTTTATGATCTTTTCAAGCAACGGATAGTGTGTGCAGCCTAAAATCAACGTATCGAGACCTTTATTTTTAATTGGCGCTAGCGTTTCGGCTACCACTTTTTTCACAATTGGTCCATCCACTTCTCCACTTTCAACAAGAGGAACAAACTTCGGACAAGCAAGACTAGTAACCTTAGATTTCTTATTAATGGATTTCAAAGCATTCTCATATGCATTACTCTTTATTGTTCCGACAGTCCCAATGACCCCAATTTTGTGGTTTTTTGTTACCTTAATGGCCGTTCTAGCACCTGGATAAATAACACCTATAACAGGGATGGAAAGTTCATTTTGAATTTCCTCTAAGGCAACGGCTGTCGCTGTGTTACATGCAATTACTAACATCTTAATTCCCTTATTTACTAAGAAATTCGTCATTTGCCATGTGAATTTCTTTACCTCTTCACCGCTCCTCGGGCCGTACGGGCATCTTGCAGTGTCTCCTACATAGAGGATCTGCTCATATGGCAGTTGGCGCATAATTTCCTTCGCAACAGTTAATCCGCCAACTCCAGAGTCAATAACTCCGATCGGTTGATTCAAACATCTCGCCT containing:
- a CDS encoding GerMN domain-containing protein produces the protein MSKHKSTTIVSAVIVSSVLLSGCGLLGGEKKEQIDPPKTVTYTEDNGTAKVVETAASEKNSEEVAEKGVMTELYLVDKNGYVVPQTIDLPKTESVAKQAVEYLVQNGPVTEMLPNGFAAVIPADTAVSVDIKDKVATVNFSKEFKNYKPEDEMKIVQSITWTLTQFESIDKVKLKMNGHELTEMPVNGLALSKSGLTRDSGINMDTSEVVDITNTRALTVYYLGGEEGSYYYVPVTKRISNDNSDNITAVVEELAKGPTYSSNLLSEFVSDVSLLDKPVVEDGKVTLNFNESILNSSEEKIVSDHILNSLVLSLTEQKGIESVAVTVNGKAELVNDKGEKLSEPVTRPENVNTGSF
- the racE gene encoding glutamate racemase; its protein translation is MNQPIGVIDSGVGGLTVAKEIMRQLPYEQILYVGDTARCPYGPRSGEEVKKFTWQMTNFLVNKGIKMLVIACNTATAVALEEIQNELSIPVIGVIYPGARTAIKVTKNHKIGVIGTVGTIKSNAYENALKSINKKSKVTSLACPKFVPLVESGEVDGPIVKKVVAETLAPIKNKGLDTLILGCTHYPLLEKIIKKTMGPTVSVISSGEETAREVSTILFYNGWLTPNRDEPQHQFYTTGSKSIFQRIATSWLHAGELSVETIKLY